One Hevea brasiliensis isolate MT/VB/25A 57/8 chromosome 6, ASM3005281v1, whole genome shotgun sequence genomic window, TTATAagttattttgaaaaatttattctcTTGTTATATCATATATTAACAATTTACGATTACATGATGGTATATTTGcgtatatttttttttctcagcGGATGAAAAAGAGTTTGATTATGGTGAAAGGGGTCCTGATCGATGGGGAGAACTTGATCCAGAATGGAGCACATGTAGTACTGGATCGATGCAGTCACCCATTAATTTGCAAGATGAAAAAGCTGAAGAAGTTTCCTATTTAGGGAAACTTAACAGAACTTATAAGCCTTCCAATGCCACTTTGAAGAATAGTGGCCATGATATGGAGGTAagaaagggagaaaaaaaaaatttaaccctTGTGCCCGTtgcaaatatataataattttattttgccTATATTAGGGTTTTATGGGGTTGCAATCATCTCGATATATGTAAATTTTATTCGATATTCTTTGTTTTGTGTATGCAGTTGGAATGGGAAAATGGTGCAGGAACTTTAGAAATAAATGGAATTGAATATGTTCTCAAACAGTGTCACTGGCACACGCCTTCTGAGCACACCATCGATGGCAGGAATTTTTCTCTAGAGCTGCATATGGTTCATGAGAGTCAAGATGGAAAGATTGCTGTGGTTGGGATTTTGTACACAATAGGAAGTCCAGACTCTTTCTTGTCATCTGTAAGTTCTACATAAAAACCACCATTTGATCTCTCTTTAATTACTTCTCCAAAATATCAATCTTCATTGTTGTGTTTTCCATCAGCTCACAGAACATTTAAGATTGGTAGCTGGCCCCAAAGAAGCAGAGACAGTGGTGGGTATTGTTAATCCAAACGACATCGAGACAGGCACAAAGTATTATAGATACATGGGATCTCTTACAACTCCTCCTTGCACAGAAAATGTCACCTGGACTGTTATCAAAAAGGTTTGCCTAATTAATCACATCATCAAATTCTTctgttatataattttttttcctttcttgaaAAGATTACTGAACCctttattaattaatcaatttcagGTGAGGACTGTCACCGTTGAACAAGTGGGATTGCTTCGCGTAGCGGTTCATTATGTGAGTTCTATAAATTCCTTGTATGAATCTTCTTCTTGatcatatgtatatgtatatatggtGATGATATATCTGATAAATATGTTATGCAGGAATCTGGCACAAATGCAAGACCAATCCAACCAACAAATGGACGCTTAGTGCAACTTTATGATCcagatgaagatgaagatgaacatgaagatgaagatgattgaAATCTTTGGTTTATTCAATTTACttgttattaatattaaataaaaggGGAGCTGTTCCCCTTGCCATTATTTCTTAATTTCCTTCGTTCCTCATTCTTGTTGGTTGTACTTGCTtataattttggatttcataataataatattaataacattaatattaatattaagcaTCATctgttatttctttaattttcttgcaaaattttttaaacccatcaaccaaacatttaaaaaataattttttaaaaataaattatttctaaatgctgataaaattattaaaaattttaaaaaattataaatatataacataaaaacatattattaatttactCACCCTAAACAACATCCTTACCACTAAGTAGACATCATTAATCACTCGTAATCAGTGAAGGCTAcaacatattattaatttaatgtttttttatgtatatttatctcatatttaatatatatagtaAAAAATTGAAgttattgaaaattttgaatttcacctTTCCATAAAACCATCACCATCTTAATGGTCATATAATAAATTCtattattaaaaaagaaatatcAGTTTTAACTAGGTCAGGTTTATCTTGACAGTCTATGGATCAGGatttaattgaaattgatttTGCCAAATTTTTTACGATTTtccattattaataaattataaaaaaataaaaagaaaaaagaaaaattatttgctATTAGATGGAGTGCCTAGCacgtataaaaatttaatttaattatttttttaattttcatatttaaaataaaagaatttaattttttaatttaaaaaattttatatttttaaaaaataaaaaataaaaaatattttataagaatttaattaaattcttttttcttttacaAATGATTATTAgagatttaaattcttttatatttcctttaaaaattttcaaaataaggaaaaaaaaaaaatcattttccaGGTCTTGGAGTTTCTCTGTGACTTCCATTGCAATTTGTAATTTTCTATCAACGGCACTTCATAGGTTCAAACAACTAaagtaattaaattcttaattgaTAATAGTGATTATGACTGATATTTCTATGAGAAAGGTCTGCCATAGTATTGCAATATTTTAGATTTTGTTTCTACATGGTAAAATATGTGACTTCGACACCTCCCATGGACTTCTGGTCATTGCGTGTTATGACCAGCTGAATTGGGATCCATTTAGAAACAGAACTTTTTATTTGCCTTTCTCTTTTAATTTTGTCTGCAAAGAgacaatttatttttaattttatagggatattttaaaactttaatAATAGATTTTAgtaaataaattcaatttttatattttttaatttaaaaaaaaataaaattctaataatTCACTAAAAAAATATTAGATTTAATAGTAATATTTTTTATTGCTAAATGTATAAAATTTACTCTTATAAATTTATAGTGGCAATATATAAATTCTTGTATTGTTATAAATTTATAGTggcaatatatattttataataaaattatagttaCTAACAAAAAATATTGATTGCGATAATTATtgctataaaaaatttttaataataaaataattgatatcatatctttttatatataatttacaataaataatagGAAAAAAATGCACATTGAAGATGTACCCAAAAAGAAAAGTCTTGATTTCTTGTAAGTTATAATTCTATTCGAGGTGATTCAAAGTCTTGTTATCTTAAGTTAAAATTccaaatgatttctcaattaaaaggtttttttttttttttttttattaactcgACTGTAATTCAAAGAGTGGTTAGAAAATAAAAGCAGATTATGTGAGAATTGACACATTCTTTCCAatgaataaaagagaaaaaaaaaattaattatttgatatataGATTGAAGTTTATAAGGACCCAAAGTTTAAATTCCACTTGACCATCAAAAGGGAAGTTTCTTTCAAGTTACATTATAATTACAAGTAGTAATATatactcaaaatttaaaaaaataataaaaaaatttccaaattttACTACTTTTATAATTatactctttattttttttaataattgcaTTATGAATTATTGGCAATAGTGCAATTATATCGTACCATTAACCGAACAATATATGATGGTTATTAAGTAAGAGGACTATATATGAAATTAAGTTGCGATTTAATCTtgattaaggccaaattatggtgAAATTAATTCTCGGTTTAATTTTCTTCTctgaaatagaaattaattagtgATTGAACATTAAAACGTTTGACACATTATCATGTAGTTGTTGTTGAAAAAAatctaaatatataaataattaccaaACACTTCAAATTTAGCAATTGAGACTTTAATTGCCTTATACTGATTCttttttatatgatttaaatatcaaaattaaaataattagattaaattgtaatttgtaGGATTTAACATTTGAGCATAAAATTTGTAGTAACTAAACATCTATGAGTAGTCCAATGTCGAGATTGGGATTAACTTTAATATtatgtttttttaataaaaaaggaaagatattttattaattaaaaatataatacacAATTGAAGTAcaaattaatatattgtattttttataaataaaattaattattcataaaaaacataatataaaaaattagaaaatctGATAGTTGATCGATGTGTGTATCCGCAAGTATACGAGCcgtatcaagtaataaagtgataagtaaagtatcgttctcacgaggaattgtgtttgagtactagactatggttgttttgattatttagactaatggcaatttataagaactaaatttactaaatgcagcaatttaaatataaaataaagaaaataggcaATGGATAATGTAAATAAAGTCTTAATCtaagtaaaaattaaataaattaataatgggcAAGCAAAAATAAAGACTAATTGAtactaaaagtgattccagaattggagtttatgaattaaatatattgggatttgtcttgggtcatccaattttaaaagaaaatagagtttgaaggtgattgattctaaaatcctttgatatctttttcaagtaaaccaaagagtattttaagaaaaccaaacctactttcatacgatatttgattaacttaaaacccattaagttttgtaatcaatcaatgaatcctcttaaaatcctagtttatttctaaatctaggtgatttcaaGTTCTAATACtttattatctatcaatgattttcacctttcggttattcaatcaaagattaaaaactagacccaatgggatccaacattaggtaagtcataaagcacacaaggaaaagaattaaaactcatatttatataaatctagataaaatccaatccaaatccacaaataaattcaaaacattaTAACTGAACTAtgaaatcttagaaaaactaTTCTATTCTAACAAATGAAACATAAAAATAGACTAAGAATAGAAAAACCCAAGGGAAGGAGAGCCCAAGACTCTGAAAAACTGTAAGTGGACATCACTTGGCAGCAGCTTTCCAGCAAAAATGGTGTgctccttctccttcttattcTTTTTTTGCGTTTCTGTTCGTTGTTCTCCCTTTCTCCTCACTTCTTCTTGTGGTAAAAAttagaaaatgatgcttttatatgacctcaaaagttgccctaaaaatggataaaagtcaaggagtggatagaaaatgaggtgtaaaaatatCCAGGTCAGCAAAGCtattcatgtcacaccctactcctcgtaagatataacatgttcccgtagtacacctaatgaattaccgtacttcacctaccggtaacccattaaatatactacaagagattttaaaacaattttcgttcattttgaaattggtgggtaaaatttttttcaaattttaaaaaccttcatttagagtccaaacataaatcaaagttttgaatatttaaaatctccataatttttacaaaatttcagcagagtgccgtttgtattttgagaaaacagttcttcaaaacctgaaaatagaaacactcccaatatatttttcaatcacaacttcaattgcaaccaccaaacttcaaattaacagcaatagcaacatttcaattcaaaatccaaattttatatcaagaattaatatctcaaaacatttcatagctcatgcacattgcattttaaatcattaatttatagtcataagttaatttacagatgcaaaatctcaaaaataataatattacaattttatctgtacaactgctcaaattacagagatacatatgcatactatcatatttacatcaaactaaactaccagggtatagacaaatatctgtacaaaaattcttcaattgtgctcctctctaactgtagcagctcgctctgctgctatgtcctttttcctatctgcaacagcaagttaaagctatcactgagtatataaatactcagtggtgcacaataaagcataaaatgcaaaatataaaatatttatgaacaaatcatcattcaaaaatctcataatcgcatttcacaaattttttctcaaatcacatttataacaaatcataattttcaaaacttaatatagcacaacttgatcaaacaatttaataaacatagtgttaccaaacaataacacaacttaggccatgacacaaaatttttgaacatgtcgtgtgtacatcacgacaaggcatactcagcccactaatcgaaatcaatgaggaaggtggctagctagctaatgagtactcatccaaactcgcccctcagactggaaagccagagagggaggaaagtgattaaatatcaaactcaccccacaaatggaggaggaacatattaatattgccatgccaagtgtgaataaaaaacaatttaaattaagttattcaaatatttcatacaagtcacaaatcatatttcattccaaacttttcatttacaaagtaggcaacacactatttttcaaataagattttcaaagccataactaaattcaaaatcatattgttcaaatattttatacaaatcaataaataaattttattccaaatttccattatagaataggcaacacaatattctcgaaattcataatgaacaaaacacattcacaatgtataacaaatcaatttccattatgaaaactataatttaaaatttttgtgcacaaacctgacgtgagtcgcctctaggccttgactcagtcccttatacctttcgagtctttttcagctgaaacacaatatttatagtatttcagtatcttatttcacactaaatccaataattaattcacaaatacataattctagcccaaatatgcttaaactaatattcttgaaatttttcattttggagttactatttatggtactattcaaagtcaatttgttgactttctaaggcttaataggtatgggaacttcaacttcacctacatgccacatttttgtcactaaatttgttggttttggttgtttattcaaattctaagtcttttaggaaaatttgataattttcagtttttgtgtctaaggttgcactattccattggtcatcttactgttagaatttgacaaaactttcttcatagaaaatgttccctattgtcttaagtttattctcctttttgaatcactccaatcggagttttgtatcttaagttatagctatttgaaccatggttgccggattggactcaacccagttttctgggtaaattttagttctggcagttttaggtcaccaaatttgggtggccaaatgacttggttaatggaataatttgggtttgtgttctccatgaaagttttaggtctatatctaaaatatccactggtaaaatttcaggtcatttagacctgcctagctcaagttatggccaaatgaacaaacactgttcatttggtcagtttgtacaaggcagactgagaatttccggatttggtcaatttgttcactaggttttggtcactttttgggcatgattcctagatgaaaattgtgtcatttagtgtctattttcattctcaattggtctcataccaattggacttgtaaattttcatttttggtccctcaaagggaccttggtcatgctgccagcagcatgaccacactgaatccgaatttggtttcaactccaacactttcaacacacttcatttggtcaccattaaccatttcttacttcaaattaggtcaaagacaacatttaccaatttttcacattttttgtctctaaaccctaagggtCCAACACCCtgattcacactaattgttgcatttaaccaattcaatgcctatatacatgcttttTTAACCCAAACAagatcacatacacctttaaatccatcaaactcatgcatacacacatcaaaaccctagttgactgaaatttaggtttggtcctccaacaattaatttcatttcattttttttaacttctaagttactttaagctacaaacacaactaacaatctaaaattctcaaattagggtgcttagctccacttggatttgaattctccaatttccttcttcttttcttctttcttttttggtcaagtcctctatcaaggcttgaaatcaaggtttaacgttggaggtttaactttctatggtggaattgtgggtttgatcaagctcaaaatgagctttaatggaggatgaagtgagggagagggtgaggtggcaatatgggaagaagaagaagacttttgcttttttttttcttttcttttatgacttttatccttatggaagacccaaaaatcaaattaattaaatttattaattataatctttatggtatcatgcatgatgtcatctccctacacctttttcattttttctctttttttttttaatttttctattagttctttaatttaattcccgactccaaaattttcttttctctgattttatttgacagttaggtcaggagtcagctctcggggtcaattgaccaaattggccctcgccggttcaactcggtttgcaaataattcaatatttcttccggatccctgacctaattatttgactggcttaacaacttttttccatgattttctcttttccactgtgttcgtaatggtcctaaggaccacagcgtcacattttacggttcgaaatttgagtttaaaatgacttcgcagtcgttctcgagaaggtcacccattgctgtgactcttggcttatttaacttcttatgttctgtttttcttatttatacttaactaattgacaattactaattatttgtgtttatggcttatctagttctcttaagtgtggtcctaatctgcttaattgtccggactgactccggtcaccggaacagtgaaatataccaggctatacaaataggggtgttacaattctcctccccttaaaataatttcgtcctcgaaattttacctggtatcaatctctgaacagttgtgggtgctgtctcctcatgtcctattcacgctcctaagtagcttcttggcctaaatgatggttccttagtacttttaccaatattatttactcatcgattgcttacctcgtgtgccaagtttcttatgagcttctgtcataagttagattcaaattcatttcaattttagaggtaagcaaatcagtGTGCTAATGAATtcgcttttctaggacctcgtgtgatcctatgggtgagaacttagttttactcctttcttatcaaatctcttagtcATTTGAtataaccttcagtttagtttagaatattttagtcttttcttgctgttgttttagcaattattttcttttgtggtcgtttctttcttggccataggtccataaccattatcttagcatctccatttatgaccaaggcctatgtaccattttgcactatcttgtttgctttggtttaacttatttctttcttgataaaatagttcggaatatagttacgcatcttaagtaaattgcttgccttggtggcaattcctcatctagtatttttctcatttcttactgttctatttatttttatctatcgatattctatagcttattttgcattgATGTGGAGTCATTATTTTCTtgtgtactgaactataacctttcagtattctaactttagagttttaaatctcaggttaggattttcaaactcctttccaataagaaaactttatcttatcataactgtaccaaaacagatgtcgtttgtaactattcttattcttgtgtactattgggtagtacgtagctctacacaaaaaATCCCAAGTCattattgtaatctgcagcttacagcacaaacatcaagaatattacatagttactatgatacatcccaatagaacaaacttctctatatcttatttcttttaaattcactaatatcttgaacttattttgattatggtacccactgacatctatcagtagtaatacccttacccgcatctaagataactatattactataacttacttttaggttctctttccttacataattaggcttactaattaagtttacaaattcttgtgtgctagcaaatacttttcactgacaaactcttccaaattaattttaaaaagacaagtcactaacatattaaatttgatttttttttatacatatacatatctcaattaagaattgagaaaataccagcaaccataccagaagtctcatccttgTCCCTCTGTCGCAttgtgtatactctcactggagcatcaccttgtcctggttgattcacagtactctgacttccaggtgtactacccctacctctgcctctgcctttaCCAACTAttggtaaactcttcggggtagaaacttgggctgatccttctaccatggtaaatgatccataatggcgtggacttatgcaatccttggcaaaatgaccagtccctccacaattgaaaaatgcttctatagctctataacatactccactatgtggtttaccacaagtctcacaaagtcgatccgatagcgtatttctgcgtctctattgagtttgctgatcggattgggatgctttctgtctagaagatatacctctacccgattcgcgtgagctagatcctccaaaatgttttcttttcccagagccactctcagtagcttgaccagtaaccttttcagttttctctttctcttatgtactctttttcattgcccattttaattctatcctttccagttccagggcttgtgaaattaattcagaaaaattctggtgtcggaaccctaccacttgcattctcaagctaggcctcaacccagcctcaaaccttttacaccggtctctgggggtggagactaagctttcagcataatggcttagccttgaaaagtcccccTCATACTCTTTTACAGTTCTATCTCCTTGCTTCAACCTtaaaaactcttgtagcttcatgtctacataagtatcggggacccacttttgcagaaattcccttaaaaagtctgcccatgtgaggactggtggctctaccagactgtaggggatggtcttccaccactcatatgcattcccttgtagaagtgatactgaatattcgaacttcttcagcacactgtagttttctgaaaaaccgttccatcctctctaaccactgttctgcttccagtggatccactgttcctttgaattctgtagccccaaatttcattaatttctcatattgcaaagtcggaggttgtggttgtgctgcaggtgcttgtgtctgtgcttgagATGGCACATTtctcaccatttgttgaaagaacgcagccatctgctgtgcaaactgagcgaGGAActacggtgcttgaggaggagctggagtggctgacccactcacattctggagtgctggggcttctcctcgggcctcagcctcgacaaattgctctacggaatgatctccctcttccattccgtttttcaaaaattttctactctctgataacaaacacaaggaggttgacctctgttagtgtatattcatgatgtaaatatgtcatatatatcaaacatttgagcagttgtatttactgacaaaatatttcaaattcacagttcaaaatttatttttaaatcttgctctgataccactaaacatgtcacaccctactcctcgtaagatgtaacatgttcctatagtacacctaatgaattatcgtacttcacctaccggtaacccattaaatatactacaagggattttaaaaaaattttcgttcattttggaattggtgagtaaatttttttttaaattttaaaaaccttcatttagagtccaaacgtaaatcaaagttttgaatatttaaaatctgcacaatttttacaaaaattttggcagagtaccgtttgtattttgagaaaacagttcttcaaaacctgaaaatagaaacactcccaatatatttttaaTCACAACTtcaattgcaaccaccaaacttcaaattaacagcaatagcaacacttcaattcaaaatccaaattttatatcaagaattaatatctcaaaacatttcataactcatgcacgttgcattttaaatcattaatttacaatcataagttaatttacagatgcaaaatctcaaaaataataatattacaattttacctgtacaattgctcaaattatagagatacatatgcatactatcatatttacatcaaactaaactaccagggtatagacaaatacctgtacaaaaattcttcaattgtgctcctctctaactgtagcagctcgctctgctgctatgtcctttttcctatctgcgacagcaagttaaagctatcgctgagtatataaatactcagtggtgcacaataaagcataaaatgcaaaatataaaatatttatgaacaaatcatcattcaaaaatctcataatcgcatttcacaaattttttctcaaatcacatttataacaaatcataattttcaaaacttaatatagcacaacttgatcaaacaatttaataaacatagttttgccaaacaataacacaacttaggccatgacacaaaatttccgaacatgtcgtgtgtacatcacgacaagacatactcacctcactaatcgaaatcaataagggaggtggctagctagctaataagtactcatccaaactcgtccctcagactggaaagctagagagggaggaaagtgatcaaatatcaaactcaccccacaagtggaggaggaacatattaatattgccatgccaagtgtgaatcaaaaataatttaaattaagttattcgaatatttcatacaattcacaaatcatatttcattccaaacttttcatttacaaagtaggcaacacactatttttcaaataagattttcaaagccataactaaattcaaaaccatattgttcaaatattttatacaaatcaataaataattttcattccaaatttccattgtaaaataggcaacacaacattctcgaaattcataatgaacaaaacacattcacaatgtataacaaatcaatttccattatgaaaactataatataaaatttttgtgcacaaacctgacgtgagtcgcctctaggccttgattcagtcccttatacctttcgggtctttttcagctgaaacacaatatttatagtgtttcagtatcttatttcacactaaatccaataattaattcagaaatacataattctagcccaaatatgcttaaactaatattcttgaaaattttcattttggaattaCTATTcaaggtactattcaagtcaatttgttgactttctaagacttaataggtatgggaacttcaacttcacccacataccacattttggtcactaaatttgttggtttggttgtttattcaaatt contains:
- the LOC110651078 gene encoding alpha carbonic anhydrase 7-like — its product is MGKLAIQLLSFPFFISLLLLTLPTGSLQVADEKEFDYGERGPDRWGELDPEWSTCSTGSMQSPINLQDEKAEEVSYLGKLNRTYKPSNATLKNSGHDMELEWENGAGTLEINGIEYVLKQCHWHTPSEHTIDGRNFSLELHMVHESQDGKIAVVGILYTIGSPDSFLSSLTEHLRLVAGPKEAETVVGIVNPNDIETGTKYYRYMGSLTTPPCTENVTWTVIKKVRTVTVEQVGLLRVAVHYESGTNARPIQPTNGRLVQLYDPDEDEDEHEDEDD